In Fibrobacter sp. UWB10, the genomic window GGTAATACCGTCGAGCAGCGGATTTTCCTCGATCATTTCGAGGATTTCGTCAATATCGATAAAATGACCCCCGTTGAAATCGTGGGTCTGCGGATTCTGACACCCTGGACAATTATGATGACAACCTTGGGTAAAGATTGTCATACGGATTCCGGGACCGTCCACGAAGGATTCGGGTTCGATTCCGGCAATCCGCAAGCGAGGGTATTCGTCCATATTATACGCCGTGCTTCACGCGATCGTTCACTTCGGCACGCTTAGCGTTGTTGAAGCGATCGACGGTACCGACCAGGTAACCCGTGATGCGGCGGATACGTTCGAATCCGATACCTTCACCATACTTGTTCAGTTCTTTTTCAGACATTTGATTCTCCTTACTAGAAATTTTTAACGGATGCCCTTGAAGGCGGGCATACCCGGATAAAGTTTACGCAGTTCCTTGAGTTTTTCTTCGGAAATGGCATGGCCTTCGCTACGTCCGCAACGCGGGCAGCAGTCACCGATAACGCCCACAAATCCGCAAACCGGATCGCGGTCCACCGGGTGGTTGATAGAACCATAACCGATACCCACCTTGGCCATGTGCTGCACAATCTTTTCGAATGCGTCCAGATTCTGCGTCGGGTCGCCATCGAGTTCGACGTAGCTGATGTGACCAGCGTTGGTGAGTGCGTGGTACGGGGCTTCCAGAGAAAGCTTCTTGAAAGCCGAAATCTTGTAGTACACCGGAACGTGGAAAGAGTTGGTGTAGTAATCGCGGTCGGTAACGCCCGGGATAATACCAAACCTTTTCTTGTCCATGCGCACGAAACGGCCGGAAAGGCCTTCGGCAGGTGTTGCAAGCAAGCTGAAGTTGAGGCCCAGACGTTCGGATTCCTTGTCGCAGAATTCGCGCATGTGGCCAATAATCTTGAGGCCGAGTTCCTGAGAAGCTTCGGATTCGCCGTGGTGCTTGCCCGTGAGCATCACCAAGGTTTCGGCAAGGCCGATAAAGCCAATGGAAAGCGTACCGTGCTTAATGACTTCGTCAACGGTATCTTCCCAGCCGAGCTTTTCGGAATCGATCCAAACGCCCTGTCCCATAAGGAACGGGAAGTTCTTGACCTTGCGCTTGCTCTGCACGGCAAAGCGTTCCATGAGCTGGTCGCTCACCAACTGCATCATGCGATCGAGTTCCTTGAAGAACAGGTCGACAGACTTCATCTTGATGGCGATACGCGGAAGGTTGATAGACGTAAAGCTCAAGTTGCCACGTCCAAAGCTGATTTCGCGGCTCGGGTCGTAATGGTTGCCGATCACGCGGGTACGGCAGCCCATGTAGGCAATTTCGGTTTCGGGGTGACCCGGCTTGTAGTACTGCAAGTTGTACGGGGCATCCTGGAAGCTGAAGTTCGGGAACAGGCGCTTGGCGCTCACGCGGCAAGCGAGCTTGAACAGGTCATAGTTCGGATCGCCCGGCTTGAGGCTGATACCGTCCTTGACGCGGAAAATCTGAATCGGGAAGATAGCCGTTTCGCCGCCACCCAAGCCTTCTTCGGTGGTGAGGAGCAAGTTGCGCATCGCCATACGGGCTTCAGGCTCGGTGCACATACCATAGTTGATGCTGGAGAACGGAGTCTGAGCACCGGCGCGGCTGTGCATGGAGTTCAGGTTATGAACGAAAGCTTCCATAGCCTGGAAGGTAGCCTTGTCGGTTTCTTCGTAGGCCATCTTTTCGGCAAACTTCTGGGCGTTCTTTGTCACTTCTTCGCCGTAGGTCTTGGACAGTTCGCGGGCTTCGGCTTCCTGGAACTTTTCGTTCGGAACAAGCGTTGCCACCATGTCCATTTCGGCCATTTCGGTATGAAGCTTCTTTACCACCGGCTGGATTTCTTCTTCGGCCTTGCCGGTGAGAAGAATGAGAGCCTTGACCATGTTAGAAAGGTAGGCCTTGCGGTAAGTGATACGCACACCGTCAGCCATGGCGTAGTCAAAGTTCGGAATAGACTGACCGCCGTGCTGGTCGTTCTGGTTAGACTGAATAGCGATAGCGGCCAAAGCTGCGTAGCTACGGATATCCTTGGGTTCACGCAGATGACCGTGACCAGTGTTGAAGCCATTCTTGAAGAGCTTCTTGAGGTCGATCTGGCAGCAGGTCATGGTAAGGGAATAGAAATCCAAATCGTGGATATGGATATCGCCTTCCATGTGGGCGCGGCTGTGCTCAGGCTTGAGCATCATCATGGTGTAGAAATGCTTTGCAGATTCGGAACCATACTTAAGCATGGTACCCATGGCGGTATCGCCATCGATGTTTGCGTTTTCACGCTTCAGGTCGGATTCCTTGGCAGAGCTGAAGGTAATGTCGCGGAGCGTGTGCATAAGGCGAGTATTGACTTCGCGCACGCGGGTACGTTCGGCACGGTACAAGATATAGCTCTTGGCCGTATCTGCATAACCACCTTCCGTAAGAGCCTTTTCTACAGCATCCTGGATTTCTTCGATGTCAGGGACGTTCTTGCCTTCGGCTTCGAGCTTGCCCACCACATCGGCAGACACCTTAAGAGCCGTGCTCGTGAGCACGTCATCGCTTCCCAACAAATTCAGCTGGCTCTGGGCTGCCTTGATCTGTTCATCGAGTTCACCCGATGCGCGAAAAGCCTTAACAATAGCGTCGGCAATCTTTTCAATGTTGAACGGCATCTCACGGCCGTCGCGCTTCCTTACAGAAACAATCATCTACCAATCCTTGTCCTGTCCGACCGTCTTGCTTCCTAACCCCAGCGAGCAAAACCCACGTCGAACATACTTTTTTCTTTCAATTCCGGTATTTACTATATCTTGTGCCTCTAAAGAACCCCGAAACACAAGATATGGAAAACAATATAACAAAAGTACGTGTCCTTGGAAGGCATTTTTCAAAAAAATAACGCTTTTTCTGTAAATTTAAGCTTACAAAAGCAAACTTATCAACATTCCAGAAAAGGGTCATTCGACCCGATTTTCAACAAAGTAAGCAAAATAAAAGCTAAGGCCTTTATTTATAAGCATTTAGCGATTTTCGCCCTTTCGGACACTTATCAACAGAAAAATAAAAGTTTTTTATAAACTGTGTCTTGACAAAGAAAGAGCTTGTGACTACCCCGGATTATTGGAGCAGTTCTACGACCAAATGAACCGATGCAGAAAGGCTCACCGAGTCCGCAATCGAAGAAAGCAGAGCTTCTTCACTATAATCATTGAACTTGGCAGCCGCCAGAACCGTTCTACCGAACGCAACACCGTCATTGCCACCATTTTCATTGACCGAAATGACCCTGCCGACCTTGCCGCCTACGCTTTCAGCATAGCTTTCGGCTTTGCTCATGGCTTTTTTGCCCACGGCAAGAATGATTTCTTTGCGCAGGGAATCTTCGCCTTGAAGGCGTGCCGAAGTGCGGTTGATTTCGACATCGAGTTCTGCCGAAAGGACTGCGACAGCGGCTGCAGCCACCGAGCGCGAAGAGCAGCGGATTGCAAATGACTGGCTGACCACATAGCCCGTAAGGCTGCGGGTGCCCTTGTCGTAAGACCATTCCTTACGCATGTCGACACTGTTCTGTTCGATATCAGAATTCTGGATATCGAGCTTGTTCATTTGTTCAAAAATCGACTGACGGCGAGTTTCGAGCTGCTTGAAAAGCAGTTCCTTGTCGCGGCCACGCAATTCAAGCATAGCCACCGTCACGAATTCGTTGGCCTCGTACTTACGGGATTCCGAAGCAGACACCTTTACCGTAGACATCTGCGCATCGCTTACCATAGACGGAACCTTCAAGGATTTCGGCATTGCGTTCTGCATGGCGTTATCTTTATTGGTCGTGAGCAGCAAGAAGCCAAGCAGAGCGACCAACAGAACCAAACCCAGCGTTACTTTGTTCATAACTTACCCCTAGTTATTTTATTATTTCCGAGCCTTTAACAAATTGGCAACCGCATTCACAAGCAGGGCAACCACAATCGTTGTCGTCATGCTAATAAAGGGCATCCAAGGCCAGCTAAAGACATCGCCCAAGACCGCAGGCACTCCAAAAGCAGGAATGCCCTGAACAAGAATCAAACTACCCATACCGCAAATTACCGCGGTCACAACCACCCAACTGCGGAGTTTATTTTCGCCCGTTCCAAAGACCTTGTCGGCAAAGAAAGCGAGCAAGAACATACCGAGAAGCGGGCCAGTAAAGAGTCCTGTAAAGAAGAGCGCATTCTTAAGAAGGCTCCCCTGCTGCGTTGCCGCAAACAAGGCAAAGAAAACACCCAGCACGCCCCAGACAACCGTCCAAATCTTGGCACGCTTGAGTCCACCGATTCCGGCGTTTTCGTCCCAATTCAAGAAGTCACGTTCCGACGTATTGCCCAGGGAATTGATGGCACCCGAAAGGCTACTCATGGCAGCCGCACAAATGGCAGCCACAATCAGGCCAGTTACACCTACCGGAAGCCCATTCACAATAAAATACGGGAACACATCGTTCTGGTTCAAGCCTTCAGGGAGCACTGCCACATGAGCCTTCTGATAATAAACATAGAGGGCGGCGCCCACCCAGTAGAACAAGATGGAAACAGCACAGCCAAGCACCATCGAAAGAATGCTCGAACGGTTCGCGGCCTTAACATCTTTACAGCTCAAGTAGCGTTGCACAAACTGCTGGTCGCAACCGCGAATGGCAATTTCAAGGATAGCGTATGCAAAGCCTGCCGACACAAGCGTACGCGCATTCGAAACATCCATCGAAGCATCCCACCACTTGGTCTTGCCCGCTTCGCTTGCAAGGGTCGCCATTTCGCCAAAGCCACCGACCGCATTCGAAATAAGAATCAGCACCAGCACGCCACCGCCAAAGAACACCACGAACTGCATCACGTCGGTCCAAATGACCGCCTTGATACCGCCAAACCAGGTGTAGAAAATGGCAACAGCCGCCGACACGATAATCGCAAGCTTTAGGTCGATATGCAAAATCTGTGCAAGCACAAGCGACGGTGCAAACAAAAGGATACCCGTACGCAACAACAAGTGCAAGCAATAAAATACAGCGGCAAGCCTGCGCACCGGGCGCGAAAAGCGGACTTCGAAAAGTTCGTAAGCGCTGTTAATTCCGGAACTGCGGAACTTAGGAATAAAGACAAGCCCCACCACCACAATACTAATGAAGGCGCCAATCTGGAACATGAGGAACGTCATGTTGTCGCCGTACACATCGGCAGGCGCACCCAAGAACGTTGTGGCACTCACAGACGTTGCAATAAGGCTAATGCCCACGGCCACCCAAGGAATGGAGCCGCCGCCCAGCATATATTCTTTAAGATTCTTGTTACCGCGCGAGACAAATAAGCCGATCGCGATTGAAAGTAACAAGTATGCGACTAAGACAATCCAATCGAGCGCAGTAAACATAAGCTAGACACTCACGGGTTCGGAATCTTGTTTTTCAAACTGTACAACCTGGTTACGGCCGCCTTCTTTAGCGCGGTACAATGCCTGGTCGGCATTGTTGATTGCCTTCTGCAAGTCGCCGTTAAAACTCTGCGTAAGCAGGAATGCACCGATACTCACGGTGACGCGGAGCGGTTCAGAACGATGCACATCGAACACGAGCTTTTCGACCGACTTACGAATGCGTTCAGCCGTTTCGACCATGCCTTCGGCTGTGGTATCGATAAGGGCGACCACGAATTCTTCGCCACCGAAGCGGGCCACGACATCGATATCGCCGCGAATTTCTTTACTGATGGTGTCGGCGATACCCTTGATGACCACGTCACCAATCGGGTGGCCATAAGTATCGTTCACATGCTTGAAGTGGTCAATATCCATCATCAAAAGCCCGATGTGGTACTTGCCGCGGTCGGCGCGAACCTTTTCGCTGCGGAGTTTTTCGAACATCGTCTTCTTGTTAATGAGGCCCGTGTGACCATCGCGCATGGCCTGATCGCAACCCTTTTCGTACTTGCGGGCGCGATTGTAAGCAAAGCCTGCAACGCCGGCAAAGGCCTTGAGCAGTTCCTTTTCGTGATCGTTATACGGCATAGAACTGCTGCTTTCAAGACAGATTGCAATTTCAGCCATGTCAGAATCGTGTTCAGCCGAAATCGGCATCACCAGAATCTGGCGCAGGTTCAAATTCTTGCGTTCGGTATCGTTCAAGCGCGGCAGGTAATCTTTAAAGCCCGGCAAGAAAGAACGTTCCATGGGGCGGTTGCGCATGAGGGCAAGCACGAACACGCCCTTGTCCGAAAGCGTAAAGGTCTTGTTTGCAAACTGCTCGGAATCAACGCCATCGCAGAACACCACGCGGCCCGTCATGTCGTCGCCCTGGTCCATAGCCAAAATGGTAAGGCGGTCGTAAGCCATGTTTGCCTTAACGTAGTTGATAATCTGCTTGTAAATGTCCTTGACCGTCATGGTCTGGAAGAACTTGCGCAGGTAGCTGTAAAGGCCGCTGTACTGCTGCAAGGCAATATGCTTTTGCGCAGAATAGAAGCCCTTGTAGTCGAGCATCGAAATAGAGCTTGCCACAAACGAAAGCGCACGGGCAGTCATATCGTTAAACGCATTCGGGCGAACAGAATCCATAACCAAGGCACCCACGCGAAGGCCCGAGGCATGATCGATCAACGGAACAGCTACCACAGACTTGATCGCCGGATTGTCAACATAGTACATGACGCTCTTGGCACCCGGCAAATCGCCTTCCAGAAGGCGGTTCACGTTACTGCGGAACAGCTGGCCCAAAAGGCCCGAAGTTTCGGAAATGCGCACGCAAGTATTGACAGAAATTTCCTTGTCGTTTGCAAAATTGCGAATACCCCATTCCTTCTGGTTTTCCATTTGCGTAAACACAATCACGGAATTCACGTTCGGCACCACAATCTTTAATGCCAGCAACATGTCGGTCATGGAGCGGTTAATATCGGCGTTAGCACGGGCCCAAACCTGGCTCACCTTGAGGGCGGCTTCGGGTTCGTTTGCAAGGCCCTTGATGCCAATAAATTCAGAACGCAGGTCCGGGGCGATAATCGGGTTACCGGCGGTAGCGCGCTTGGACAACGAAATCACGGGGAGGCCCGCCGTTGCAGACTGGGAATTCGGACCAGCAAGGCGCGGACGGTTCATGCAGGCAAGCACAAACGCAACAACGGCGAAGGGAATGAGAAACAGGAACATTCCCCCCTGGAATGCAAGGCCAAGCAAAAGGCCCGCGACCACGAACAAAATTTCTGCAACAGACATACTTATCCCACTATAAACGGAAGGAACGGTACAGCATTACCACGGAAACGCCGCCATAAACAAAGTGGCTGATCCACGCCGCCCAAAAAGGCGAAAGTGCACCATTTTCTCCCATCTTTAAGCCAATTCTTTCAAGGATATAATAGCTAAAAACAATCAACAGGCCAACCCCGAATTTCTGGGAAAGGCCCCCAGAGCGACTATAACGATGGCAGAGCGCTGCACCAATGAGTAGCACAATCAAATTCATCCAATGAGCGGAACGCTTAAAATGGAGTGCGGTTTCCATGGCTCGCGTGTCTTCGCCCGAACGGCGCAGCACGTTGATTCTTGCCATGACCATCTTGGAATCCATTTCGTCAGCGGTTTGGCGCTCGTTAATCAAATCGCCCGGATGAGTCGTAATCTTGTCGCAGACTTTTTCGCGCTGAATCTGGAACACTTTCACCGTGCCGTCTTTATGGAATTCGCGGCGATGCCCGCGTTCAAACTGCCAGCAACCCGGCGGCGGGTCAATGCTTGAAAGCCTGGCGATAGAATCGAGCGAATCCTTGGCAGGTTCTTCGATCCAGCGGACCACTTTTGCATCGTAGCGTTCGACCAAGCGCCCGTCTTCGCGAAGGAGCAGTACTACGTCGCGGCCAAAGCGGCCCTTGCCCGAATAATGCCTAAAGAACCAGCTCGCGCGTTCGCTGTCGATAAAGGTAAAGTCTCGCTTTTCCTTAATGCGCGGGTTTTTCTTTTTCTGGGCGTTCGTTTCCATGGTTTCCAAGCGCTTGTGGTTAGCGTCAGGGAGCCAGAGTTCGCTCATTTCGTACGAACCGATAGATACCAGCACGCCGAACACAAAAATCGGAATCAAGGTCTTGAACGGAGCCTGGCCGGAACTCTGCATGGCGCTCATTTCGAGATGGCGCGTCATGTTACCGATTGAGGCAAGCACAGCGATAAACAGGGCCACCGGCGAAATCAAGTAAATCATGTAAGGCAGGTAGCTTACATAGTAATCGATAGCATCTTTGGTGTCGCGGGCAAGCCAAGTCTTGATGTTACCCACAAAGTCAATGACCGCAAACATGAGGATTGCGCCCAAGAGCACTAGCAGGAACATCTTCATGAAATTCCACATCATGTACCGGGAGAACTTCATCCGAGCCTCCTGGTAAAGAATCCGAAAATTTTCTTGAAGAAACCGCCCACTGCGCGAACCGCCCTAAAGAACTTGGAATCGCCCGAGAATCGGTCACGTACCATGGCAATCGTAATGAATATGCCAAAAGTTCCAATGATAATGTTCGAGGCCCACATGGCAAGAATCGGGTCAATCAAAAGCCTGTCGGCCATGTTTTCGCCACCAATCAAGCAAATCCAATAAATTACGAAGAACGCAAGGCTATAAAGAATACCTGTACCGATACCGCCCTTGCGAGCCATAATTCCAAGGGGAGCGCCAATCAAGATAAAGATAAAGCAAGCAAAACCGGTGCTATACTTCTTGTGGATTTCGACCGTATACTGCGCTTTGCGCTTGAGTTCGGCTTCCATGCGCCCATACAGCCTTTCAGTCGTTCGTAGAGCAGCAATTTCTTGCACGCGGAGCCGCTGCAAGGACCGCCTGCGCTGGACAGAATCCACCTTCGTGCCACTTTCCAGCGATTCCGGAACAATGGAGTCGCCCAAGACTTGCGAGCGCAAATCGGTTAGCGTGTTCAAGCGTTTTTCAAGAGCCTGATCCTTATATTCCAGATAATGCTTTTCAGCTTCTTCGACCACTTCGGTCATCATTTCAATCGGCATTTCGCGGTCGCTGCGGTAACTGCGGCTACGGCGTTCCAAGCGGTCATCCACGTTCTTCATGGCGAGGTCTTGCGAGAAGTAGCGAATGCGGAAATAGTTTTCGGGGTTGTCGGCATCGGTCATGTGCGTTTCGCCACTGCGCAGGCGAAGCATGAGTGTTGCACCGTTGTCTTCGTATTCCATGGTGGCGCTGTCGGCATACACAATACGGGGTGCACCCTTCTTTTCCATTTCGAAAATCTGAATTCCGTACAAAGTACCCGACACCGGATCAATGCGGTTCACCCACAGTTGCACGTCGGGGAACTGCGTAATAAGCCTGCCCGCATCGATAAACACGTGCGGCTTTTTGCGCGAAACGGCATTCATGAGTTCCACCGAGCGGTGGTTTGCTTCGGGCAGCACCCAGTTGTTAAACACCACCATGAGCACCGAAATAAGCATCGAAACCAAAAGCACCGGGCGCATGAGCGAAAGCGGTGAAATACCAGCCGCCTTGCAGGCCGTGATTTCTTGGTCGCCCGAAAGCCTACCGAAAGCCATAAGGCTTGCCACAAGGACCGCCATCGGAATCGAAAGCGAAAGCATCCAGGCAAGGTTCAACGCAAAGATTTCAAGAACCGTCGAGGCCGGAAGCCCCTTTGAAAGCACATTGTCAAGGATTTTGACTAGAAAGTCTACCACGAACAGGAACGTGATTCCAAAAAGAGCCGCCAAAAAGGGGCCTATGAGCTCTTTCAACACGTAGCGGACTAAAATCATTTTTCTGAACTTACAAAATTTTCTACTTTACGGGGGTAAAATTAGAATTAACCAAAGAAAAAAAATGAACCTGTTCAAAAAGATTCCCTTATTCTTTTGCATTTTAGCCGGAACCGCTTTTTTGGTAGGTTGCGCAACAACCAACCAGCCCAAGATGAAGCACACCGAATGGTGCAAGATTCGTTTTGATAAAGCACAGGAACTTTATAAGAAAGAAAAATACAGCCGCGCTATTGAAAAACTCGAAGACATTCTTTCGACATGCGCCGGTACAGGCTATATGGAACAAGCTCAGTTCTTGATGGCAGAAAGTTTCTTTAACACCGAAGACTGGATCGAAGCCCGTGGCGAATACGGCAGCTTTATTCTGAACTTCCCGGGTTCTCCGTTTATCGAAACCGCCGAATTCCGCAAGGCTATTTCGTCTTTCAACATGGAATTCCGCGTAAGCCGCGACGAAGCGAACACGACGGTCGCCATGAAGGATTTCGAACGCTACCTGTCGAACTACCCGAGTTCTCCGCTGCGCGACTCGGTGAACTACTACTATAACCTGCTCATTGAACGCAGGGCCGAAAAGGAATACCAGACCGCAAGACTTTACCTGCGCATGGACAAGTACCAGGCCGCCGTGATTTATTTCAAGGAATTCCTGGAAACCTACCCCAAGAGCAAGCGCCGCACCGAAGCCCTGTTCCAAATTGCACAGGCTTACAACGAACTCGACCAGTTCGAAACGGCTAAGCTTTACCTGAACATTGCTCGCAACGAGGCCTCGCCCGACGACAAGGACATTCAAAAGCAAATCGAAAAGACCGAAAAGAGCATCGACAAGGCCGAAATTGCTTTTGCCAAGCGCATGAAAAAGGATTCCCAGAAGAAGAGATTCTTCAAGGAAGACCGAGAAATGCAGAACTAATTGTCAGAACTTAGTCGGTAGAGCTTAGAACTTAGAGAGAAGAAAGACGAAAGGTTTGTTGAGCATACTCCTTGTGGCGATTTTTGCCGCATCTGCGATGGCCGCCGAAGAGACTTCGACCCGCGACCGTTCCAGACTTTCAATCTTTCTGCAGCCTGCCGTTTCTTTTTTGGATTTTCCTGAACGCGAATACTTTCAGAACGCCATCGACACGCTCTACCGCAGCTTTAGGGAAGATGCCGTAAACGAAAGCGAATCGCTGAGTGTGGCTAAGCAGGACTTTCAGAAAGTGAACTTCTGTTTCCCGATTACGGCAGGGCTCCAATACCAGCTTTTCAAAGACAACTTTATTAGCGCGGGCGTTAGCTTTATTTACGACAACGAATCGGTGGTGCTAACCGACCGCAAAAACCGCACGCACAACTACAGCTACACCATTCAAGGCGTGCCGCTCTTTTTGGAATACAGACTCGGCATTCCGCGCAACTTTATGAGCCTTTCGGGCGCAAGCCTGTTCAGCATTGCCGTGCGCTGGTACTGGGTACTGCCCGGCACCGAAATTTACACCACCTGGGGCGGGCTCGAAGCAAAGACGCCTCTCCTTGGCGCAGGCTTTGGCGTAAGCCTTGGCTACCTGATTGCCAACTGGAAAAACTTCAACATTTACGGCGACATTGGATTCAGCAGCATTAAGGTTGAATCAGAAAAGAAATTTTCGCACATTGTCCCCGACGGCCCCGATGAAAAAGCCAAGTGGAACATTGGTGGACTCACCATGCAAGTGCGCATTGGTTTTGGGCTCTGGAACGAGCCGGAACCTAAAGAAGATAAAGACGATGATGACGACAAGCCGGAGGAATAATGAGCTTTATTCCGGGCGAAAAGTTGCATTACGCCGAGACGCATTTCAAGTTTAAACTCCCGTGGTCGCTGCTGTACAAGCCGTGGCCCGAAATTTTGGTGGACGCGCCGTTCCAGTTTGTGCCAGGCGTAGAACCTACTTTATGGGTGGTGGTCCGCGACGCGCATCGGTTCCCGACGCTTATTGAGAAGGCGGAAATCAACGGCAAGACCTTTGATTTACAGATACAAGCGAAGGAGCAATTTGGCTTTTACCCGATTAAACTCGGACACTTAGAGCCTGGCGTTCATGAACTGGACTGCAAGATTTACGCACAGCGAATCAGCGAAGACGGTGAACGCACCGCAACTAAAGTTTTCACCCGCTGGAATTACCCAGGATTAAAGCCCAAGCCGCTCAAGATTCACGTGCTTGCCGAAGAACCGCCTAAGGCTCCGGGATTTGTCGCGGGCGAAATGCATTGTCATACACACTACTCGGCAGACCACGTAGAACACGGCGCCTCGCCCGAAGTAATGCAACAGGCGGCCAAAGCCGTCGGGCTCGATTTTGTAAGTTGCACCGACCACGCCTACGACTTTGCCTACACCACAGAAGACTATACCAAAGAAGCCGACACACCGCTCACCCGCTTTGATGCTCTGCGCGAAGAAGTCCGAAAACTGAACGAAGCCGACGACATGCCGCTCATGATTGCGGGCGAAGAAGTTTCGGCTGGCAATTCCAAGGGCGAAAACGTGCACATGACCGCCCTCGGCCCCGAAGGCTATTTGCCCGGGCTCGGCGACTGCGGGCGCAATTGGCTCGACAACAAGCCGACTTTCAAGATTCCCAAGCTCTTGGAAATGACGAAGGCGCATTGCTTTGCCGCACACCCGATGCAGCCCA contains:
- the nrdD gene encoding anaerobic ribonucleoside-triphosphate reductase, translating into MSEKELNKYGEGIGFERIRRITGYLVGTVDRFNNAKRAEVNDRVKHGV
- a CDS encoding anaerobic ribonucleoside triphosphate reductase gives rise to the protein MIVSVRKRDGREMPFNIEKIADAIVKAFRASGELDEQIKAAQSQLNLLGSDDVLTSTALKVSADVVGKLEAEGKNVPDIEEIQDAVEKALTEGGYADTAKSYILYRAERTRVREVNTRLMHTLRDITFSSAKESDLKRENANIDGDTAMGTMLKYGSESAKHFYTMMMLKPEHSRAHMEGDIHIHDLDFYSLTMTCCQIDLKKLFKNGFNTGHGHLREPKDIRSYAALAAIAIQSNQNDQHGGQSIPNFDYAMADGVRITYRKAYLSNMVKALILLTGKAEEEIQPVVKKLHTEMAEMDMVATLVPNEKFQEAEARELSKTYGEEVTKNAQKFAEKMAYEETDKATFQAMEAFVHNLNSMHSRAGAQTPFSSINYGMCTEPEARMAMRNLLLTTEEGLGGGETAIFPIQIFRVKDGISLKPGDPNYDLFKLACRVSAKRLFPNFSFQDAPYNLQYYKPGHPETEIAYMGCRTRVIGNHYDPSREISFGRGNLSFTSINLPRIAIKMKSVDLFFKELDRMMQLVSDQLMERFAVQSKRKVKNFPFLMGQGVWIDSEKLGWEDTVDEVIKHGTLSIGFIGLAETLVMLTGKHHGESEASQELGLKIIGHMREFCDKESERLGLNFSLLATPAEGLSGRFVRMDKKRFGIIPGVTDRDYYTNSFHVPVYYKISAFKKLSLEAPYHALTNAGHISYVELDGDPTQNLDAFEKIVQHMAKVGIGYGSINHPVDRDPVCGFVGVIGDCCPRCGRSEGHAISEEKLKELRKLYPGMPAFKGIR
- a CDS encoding SIMPL domain-containing protein, which gives rise to MNKVTLGLVLLVALLGFLLLTTNKDNAMQNAMPKSLKVPSMVSDAQMSTVKVSASESRKYEANEFVTVAMLELRGRDKELLFKQLETRRQSIFEQMNKLDIQNSDIEQNSVDMRKEWSYDKGTRSLTGYVVSQSFAIRCSSRSVAAAAVAVLSAELDVEINRTSARLQGEDSLRKEIILAVGKKAMSKAESYAESVGGKVGRVISVNENGGNDGVAFGRTVLAAAKFNDYSEEALLSSIADSVSLSASVHLVVELLQ
- a CDS encoding sodium:solute symporter, with the translated sequence MFTALDWIVLVAYLLLSIAIGLFVSRGNKNLKEYMLGGGSIPWVAVGISLIATSVSATTFLGAPADVYGDNMTFLMFQIGAFISIVVVGLVFIPKFRSSGINSAYELFEVRFSRPVRRLAAVFYCLHLLLRTGILLFAPSLVLAQILHIDLKLAIIVSAAVAIFYTWFGGIKAVIWTDVMQFVVFFGGGVLVLILISNAVGGFGEMATLASEAGKTKWWDASMDVSNARTLVSAGFAYAILEIAIRGCDQQFVQRYLSCKDVKAANRSSILSMVLGCAVSILFYWVGAALYVYYQKAHVAVLPEGLNQNDVFPYFIVNGLPVGVTGLIVAAICAAAMSSLSGAINSLGNTSERDFLNWDENAGIGGLKRAKIWTVVWGVLGVFFALFAATQQGSLLKNALFFTGLFTGPLLGMFLLAFFADKVFGTGENKLRSWVVVTAVICGMGSLILVQGIPAFGVPAVLGDVFSWPWMPFISMTTTIVVALLVNAVANLLKARK
- a CDS encoding sensor domain-containing diguanylate cyclase; this translates as MSVAEILFVVAGLLLGLAFQGGMFLFLIPFAVVAFVLACMNRPRLAGPNSQSATAGLPVISLSKRATAGNPIIAPDLRSEFIGIKGLANEPEAALKVSQVWARANADINRSMTDMLLALKIVVPNVNSVIVFTQMENQKEWGIRNFANDKEISVNTCVRISETSGLLGQLFRSNVNRLLEGDLPGAKSVMYYVDNPAIKSVVAVPLIDHASGLRVGALVMDSVRPNAFNDMTARALSFVASSISMLDYKGFYSAQKHIALQQYSGLYSYLRKFFQTMTVKDIYKQIINYVKANMAYDRLTILAMDQGDDMTGRVVFCDGVDSEQFANKTFTLSDKGVFVLALMRNRPMERSFLPGFKDYLPRLNDTERKNLNLRQILVMPISAEHDSDMAEIAICLESSSSMPYNDHEKELLKAFAGVAGFAYNRARKYEKGCDQAMRDGHTGLINKKTMFEKLRSEKVRADRGKYHIGLLMMDIDHFKHVNDTYGHPIGDVVIKGIADTISKEIRGDIDVVARFGGEEFVVALIDTTAEGMVETAERIRKSVEKLVFDVHRSEPLRVTVSIGAFLLTQSFNGDLQKAINNADQALYRAKEGGRNQVVQFEKQDSEPVSV
- a CDS encoding LptF/LptG family permease → MKFSRYMMWNFMKMFLLVLLGAILMFAVIDFVGNIKTWLARDTKDAIDYYVSYLPYMIYLISPVALFIAVLASIGNMTRHLEMSAMQSSGQAPFKTLIPIFVFGVLVSIGSYEMSELWLPDANHKRLETMETNAQKKKNPRIKEKRDFTFIDSERASWFFRHYSGKGRFGRDVVLLLREDGRLVERYDAKVVRWIEEPAKDSLDSIARLSSIDPPPGCWQFERGHRREFHKDGTVKVFQIQREKVCDKITTHPGDLINERQTADEMDSKMVMARINVLRRSGEDTRAMETALHFKRSAHWMNLIVLLIGAALCHRYSRSGGLSQKFGVGLLIVFSYYILERIGLKMGENGALSPFWAAWISHFVYGGVSVVMLYRSFRL
- a CDS encoding LptF/LptG family permease, with product MILVRYVLKELIGPFLAALFGITFLFVVDFLVKILDNVLSKGLPASTVLEIFALNLAWMLSLSIPMAVLVASLMAFGRLSGDQEITACKAAGISPLSLMRPVLLVSMLISVLMVVFNNWVLPEANHRSVELMNAVSRKKPHVFIDAGRLITQFPDVQLWVNRIDPVSGTLYGIQIFEMEKKGAPRIVYADSATMEYEDNGATLMLRLRSGETHMTDADNPENYFRIRYFSQDLAMKNVDDRLERRSRSYRSDREMPIEMMTEVVEEAEKHYLEYKDQALEKRLNTLTDLRSQVLGDSIVPESLESGTKVDSVQRRRSLQRLRVQEIAALRTTERLYGRMEAELKRKAQYTVEIHKKYSTGFACFIFILIGAPLGIMARKGGIGTGILYSLAFFVIYWICLIGGENMADRLLIDPILAMWASNIIIGTFGIFITIAMVRDRFSGDSKFFRAVRAVGGFFKKIFGFFTRRLG